In one Solanum lycopersicum chromosome 11, SLM_r2.1 genomic region, the following are encoded:
- the LOC101266687 gene encoding homeobox-DDT domain protein RLT3, producing MAAKKKKQNQNPKKSGKKKQQQQLFLSEDDYRLRLQEGLYSPDYILAKIFRKDGPTLGDEFDILPSNAFSHLKKGSRISGQARQENQGATKRRKVSVPATMHCRALCESNPPVKKHGTGKGLITKDVSVKKHSAGKRLMTEKRATLRNHGMGKGLMTVWRATNPHSGDIPVGVDFGESAEERKKKLLQRQSILRKIEKKLQDKKKVGVKCRKAENKRIEKQKMPRKEKCELALEWRKCQEGLPIKKRNYQQEFTQLGSLVDDEELELMELEEGPNSLTCCTHFASNGLRGCSLCKGLLPKFPPNSVIMKLPLYERPWDSSPELAKKLFKVFHFLCTYAARINICSFTIDEFAQAFHEKDSLILGQVHLAFLRLLLADVEIQLNKGFIHQASRSCNFLGLVHSIEHEEFSLELCISSLNALTWTEILRQVLVAAGFGSKRGRVPGEALCKERSLMAKYGLALGTLKGELFSILLIKGTAGMKVHELAKLQSILELNLAATTIQLEDLISSTLSSDITLFEKISSSGYRLRINPSSQESEICFSDSEGDEAEVISGYMRDNSECESRELVRAESERSYHQFENRNNLSTLNTEIDESYSGEAWLLGLMEGEYSDLSIEEKLNALVALVDLLIAASSITEKDSMPSVVECAPATIHHASGGKIKRSSAKSSYLTGHVQSHKGQLSNQDPTVSLELQSVDSSVSMSKLCEKNKSPRTAKNAKELKAGDELHPMQSIFLGSDRRYNRYWIFLGPCNELDPGHRRIYFESSEDGHWEVIDTEESLCSLSAALDRRGIREALLVASLEKRETFLCQAMSNALNDSGDSQSPRCGRNFSREDSSSSAVSDVDNLSLVEVHNGSIGQKVPVGRKGEHQQDKWNIAQAFDTWIWKSFYCNLAAVKLGKRSYLDSLARCEQCHDLYWRDEKHCRICHTTFELDFDLEEKYAIHTATCRQNLDTDKLSKHKILPSELQSLKAAIHAIESVMPEGALIGAWRRSSHNLWIKRLRRASTLSEILQVLADFVTAINEDWLCESGHTLGLNYDPEDIIASFSSMPRTSSAVAFWLVKLDALIAPHLESVPISTIQV from the exons atggcggctaagaagaagaagcaaaatcaaaatccaaagaaGAGTGGTAAAAAGAAGCAGCAACAGCAGCTGTTTTTGAGTGAAGATGATTATCGGCTTAGGCTTCAAGAGGGTTTGTATTCACCTGATTATATACTGGCTAAAATTTTCAGAAAAGATGGTCCTACACTTGGTGATGAATTTGATATTCTTCCTTCAAATGCTTTTTCTCATCTTAagaaag GTTCCAGGATTTCGGGTCAAGCTAGACAAGAAAACCAAGGAGCGACTAAGAGGAGAAAG GTTTCTGTGCCTGCTACCATGCATTGCCGAGCTTTATGTGAAAGTAACCCTCCTGTGAAGAAGCATGGTACTGGGAAAGGTCTGATAACAAAAGACGTTTCGGTGAAAAAGCATAGTGCTGGGAAACGTTTAATGACTGAGAAGAGGGCTACTCTTAGAAATCATGGTATGGGGAAGGGTTTGATGACAGTTTGGCGGGCAACAAATCCTCACTCCGGAGACATCCCCGTTGGTGTTGATTTTGGAGAGAGTGctgaagagagaaagaagaagttGTTGCAGCGACAGTCTATTTTG agaaaaatagaaaagaaattgCAGGATAAGAAGAAGGTTGGCGTGAAATGCAGAAAG GCAGAGAATAAAAGGATTGAAAAGCAGAAGATGCCTCGTAAGGAAAAATGTGAACTTGCGCTGGAATGGAGAAAGTGCCAAGAAGGATTACCTATCAAAAAAAGGAATTACCAACAGGAGTTTACACAGTTGGGGTCGCTAGTGGATGATGAGGAACTTGAGTTAATGGAGTTGGAAGAAGGACCTAACTCATTGACATGCTGTACACACTTTGCaagcaatggacttcgtggatGTTCACTTTGCAAAG GTTTACTTCCAAAGTTTCCTCCCAATTCAGTAATAATGAAGCTGCCTCTCTATGAGCGACCATGGGATTCCTCTCCAGAGCTCGCCAAGAAACTGTTCAAG GTCTTCCACTTTCTTTGTACTTATGCTGCAAGAATTAATATCTGTTCCTTCACAATTGATGAGTTTGCACAAGCATTTCATGAAAAA GATTCCTTGATACTTGGACAAGTTCATTTAGCCTTTCTCAGGCTTCTTTTGGCAGATGTTGAAATTCAGCTTAACAAGGGATTCATTCATCAAGCAAGCAGAAGTTGCAATTTCTTGGGATTAGTTCACTCA ATAGAACATGAAGAATTTAGTCTGGAACTCTGTATTAGTTCTCTCAATGCCTTAACATGGACAGAGATACTACGGCAAGTCTTGGTTGCCGCTGGTTTTGGGTCCAAACGTGGTAGAGTACCTGGAGAGGCTCTCTGCAAG GAACGTAGTTTGATGGCTAAGTATGGGTTAGCCCTTGGTACACTGAAGGGTGAACTTTTTAGCATTCTGCTAATTAAAGGAACTGCTGGAATGAAAGTTCATGAGCTGGCAAAACTTCAATCT ATTCTTGAATTGAATCTGGCAGCGACAACCATTCAGCTAGAAGATTTAATAAGCTCAACACTTTCTAGTGACATTACCTTGTTTGAAAAGATATCATCTTCAGGGTACCGTCTACGTATTAATCCTTCTTCACAGGAATCTGAAATTTGTTTTTCAGATTCTGAAGGAGATGAAGCAGAGGTAATTAGTGGATACATGAGGGATAATTCAGAATGTGAGTCCCGCGAACTAGTTCGAGCTGAATCTGAACGGAGCTATCATCAGTTTGAAAATAGGAACAATCTGTCAACGCTAAATACTGAAATTGATGAAAGCTACTCAGGAGAAGCATGGTTGTTAGGGCTGATGGAAGGTGAATATTCAGATCTGAGCATTGAAGAGAAGCTGAATGCCTTGGTGGCATTGGTTGATCTTCTTATTGCTGCATCCAGCATCACTGAAAAG GATTCGATGCCATCAGTTGTAGAATGTGCTCCTGCAACAATTCATCATGCTTCTggtggaaaaataaaaaggtcaTCAGCAAAATCATCCTACTTGACTGGGCATGTACAAAGTCATAAAGGACAACTTAGTAATCAAGATCCAACAGTGTCACTGGAACTTCAGTCAGTTGACTCTTCAGTATCAATGTCAAAGCTATGTGAGAAAAATAAGTCACCTAGGACTGCAAAGAATGCCAAAGAACTGAAAGCTGGGGATGAGTTGCACCCTATGCAGTCTATCTTCCTCGGTTCTGACCGTAGGTACAATAGATACTGGATTTTCTTGGGCCCTTGCAATGAACTTGATCCTGGGCACAGGAGGATTTATTTCGAATCTTCTGAAGATGGTCACTGGGAGGTGATTGATACTGAAGAG TCTTTATGCTCTTTGTCGGCTGCCTTGGACCGCAGAGGTATACGAGAGGCTCTTCTAGTTGCATCTCTGGAGAAACGGGAAACTTTCCTATGCCAAGCAATGTCAAATGCTCTGAATGATTCAGGAGATAGCCAATCACCTCGATGTGGAAGGAACTTTTCTAGGGAAGATAGTTCATCGTCTGCAGTTTCTGATGTGGATAACTTAAGCCTTGTTGAAGTGCACAATGGTTCTATTGGTCAGAAGGTGCCTGTAGGTAGGAAAGGAGAACATCAGCAAGACAAATGGAACATTGCTCAAGCTTTTGACACATGGATATGGAAATCATTCTATTGTAATCTTGCTGCTGTGAAACTTGGGAAAAGGTCTTATCTTGATTCACTTGCAAGGTGTGAACAATGTCATGATCTATACTGGAGGGATGAGAAGCACTGCAGGATTTGCCACACCACGTTTGAGCTTGATTTTGATCTTGAAGAAAAATATGCCATTCATACTGCAACATGCAGGCAGAATCTAGATACTGATAAGTTATCAAAGCATAAAATTCTCCCATCGGAATTGCAGTCACTTAAAGCTGCAATACATGCGATTGAG TCAGTAATGCCAGAAGGTGCCCTAATTGGTGCTTGGAGAAGATCTTCCCACAATCTTTGGATCAAAAGACTGCGCAGGGCTTCAACTTTATCAGAGATTTTACAG GTTCTTGCTGATTTTGTCACTGCTATCAATGAGGACTGGTTGTGTGAATCTGGTCATACTTTGGGATTGAATTATGACCCAGAAGACATTATTGCAAGCTTTTCAAGCATGCCCCGGACTTCATCTGCAGTTGCATTCTGGTTGGTCAAGTTGGATGCCTTGATTGCACCCCACTTGGAAAGTGTGCCCATTAGCACCATACAAGTCTAA